One Mycolicibacterium sp. ND9-15 genomic window, CACATCGTCGGGTTGCACCGCGGCGGCACGGGCGTCGACGGAATCCAGGTCGGTCCCGGACGAAATGAAGTCGTCCCAGGTGCCGTCGTCCTTCTCGACCGGTACTCGGATCACGTGGCGCAGCTTCGGCAGCGCGTCACGCTGTACGGACGCGGCCTTGTCGGAGCCCAGGAACTCGCCGGACGCGAACAGCAGCGGGGCGCCGGTGCGGGCCAGGATGTCGGTGGCCTCGTTGGCGGTGTAGCGGGTGTTGAGCGGCACCACGACGCCGCCCGCATAGTGGGTGCCCAGGCAGGCGACGACCCAGTGCCAGGTGTTCGGCGACCAGATCGCGACCCGGTCACCGGCGTCGATGCCCAGACCGATGATCGCTGCCGCAGCACGCCGCACCTCGTCGCGCAATTGCGCGAACGTGAACGAACGGTGGTCCGCGACCAGCGCATCGTGGTCGGAAAACCGGTCCGCGATCCCATCCAAGACCCGGGGGATGGTCCGCCGATCGCCAATCATCGATGCTCCTCTAACAAAGCAAGTGCTTGGTAGGTTAGCCTACAAGGGTGATTGAGGTCGAGGAGTTCCGGGCCGAGGTCCGCGACTGGCTTGCCGACAACCTCGTCGGGGACTACGCCGCGTTGAAAGGCCTCGGCGGGCCGGGCCGGGAGCACGAGGCGTTCGAGGAACGCCGGGCGTGGAACCAGCATCTGGCGGCGGCCGGGCTGACGTGTCTCGGTTGGCCCGAGGAGCACGGCGGGCGCGGCTTGTCGGTCGCGCACCGGGTGGCGTTCTACGAGGAGTACGCGATCGCCAACGCTCCGGCGAAGGTCAACCACTTCGGAGAAGAGTTGCTGGGGCCGACGTTGATCGCCTACGGCACCGCCGCGCAGCAGCAGCGATTCCTGCCGAAGATCCTCGACGTCAGCGAGTTGTGGTGCCAGGGCTACTCCGAACCCGGCGCAGGCAGTGACCTCGCGAACGTGTCCACCACCGCCGAACTCGACGGTGACCACTGGGTGGTCAACGGGCAGAAGGTGTGGACCTCGCTGGCGCACTGGGCGCAGTGGTGCTTCGTCGTCGCCCGCACCGAGAAGGGGTCGAAGCGCCACGCCGGCCTGTCGTACCTGCTGGTGCCGCTGGATCAGCCCGGTGTCCAGGTTCGGCCGATCGTTCAGCTCACCGGTGACTCGGAGTTCAACGAGGTGTTCTTCGACGACGCCCGCACGGACGCCGCACTGGTGGTCGGCGAACCCGGCGACGGCTGGCGAGTGGCGATGGGGACGCTGACATTCGAGCGCGGGGTATCCACACTGGGCCAGCAGATCGAGTACGCCCGCGAGCTGTCGGGCGTCGCCGAGTTGGCGAAACGCACTGGCGCAGCCGATGACCCACTGATCCGCGAGCGGCTGACGCGGTCCTGGGCAGGGCTGCGCACGATGCGGTCGTATGCGTTGGCGACGATGGACGTGGAACAACCGGGGCAAGATAACGTCTCGAAGCTGCTGTGGGCCAACTGGCATCGCGAACTCGGCGAGATCGCGATGGACGTGCTCGGCCGCGAAGGACTGACGCTGACCGACGGCGACTTCGACGAGTGGCAGCGGCTGTATCTGTTCTCGCGTGCCGACACCATCTACGGCGGCTCCAACGAAATCCAGCGCAACATCATCGCCGAGCGGGTGCTCGGACTACCGAGGGAGCTGAAGGGTTGAACCTGTCACAAGCCCCGAAAGAGATTGCGGGACACGGGCTGCTGACCGGCAAGGTGGTCGTCGTGACCGCGGCCGCCGGCACCGGGATCGGTTCGGCGGTGGCGCGACGCGCACTCGCCGAAGGTGCCGACGTCGTGGTGTCGGACCACCACGAACGCCGGTTGGGTGAGACCCGCGACCAGTTGGCCGAGCTCAGCCTGGGCCGCGTCGAAAGCGTGGTATGCGACGTGACGTCGACCGCCCAGGTCGACGCGCTGATCGCGTCGACGACGGCGCGGATGGGACGGCTGGACGTGCTCGTCAACAACGCCGGCCTCGGCGGCCAGACGCCCGTCGTCGACATGACCGACGAGGAGTGGGACCGCGTCCTCGACGTCACGCTCACGTCGGTGATGCGCGCGACGCGGGCGGCGCTGCGGTACTTCCGCGAGGCCGACCACGGCGGGGTGATCGTCAACAACGCCAGTGTCTTGGGTTGGCGCGCACAGCATTCGCAGTCGCACTACGCCGCCGCCAAGGCCGGCGTGATGGCGCTGACACGGTGCAGCGCGATCGAGGCCGTCGAGTACGGGGTGCGTGTGAACGCCGTGTCGCCGAGCATCGCGCGGCATAAGTTCCTCGAGAAGACGAGCTCGTCCGACCTTCTTGACCGGCTATCGGAAGGCGAGGCGTTCGGCCGTGCCGCCGAGCCGTGGGAGGTTGCCGCGACCATCGCGTTCCTGGCCAGTGAGTACTCCAGTTACCTGACCGGAGAAGTGATCTCGGTGTCGAGCCAACGCGCATGAGCAACCGACCCGTGAGCCAGCCGGCAAGCAGACGCGACGAGCTTCTCGAGCTCGCCGCGGCGATGTTCGCCGAGCGCGGCCTGCGGGCGACCACCGTGCGCGACATCGCCGACTCCGCGGGCATCCTCTCCGGCAGCCTCTATCACCACTTTGCCTCCAAGGAGGAGATGGTCGACGAGGTTCTCCGCGGCTTCCTCGACTGGTTGTTCGCGCGGTACCAGGAAATCGTCGACACCGAACCGAATCCGTTGGAGCGGCTCAAGGGTCTGTTCATGACCTCGTTCGAGGCGATCGAGCACCGGCACGCCCAGGTCGTCATCTACCAGGACGAGGCCAAGCGGCTCTCGGGCCAGGAGCGCTTCTCCTACGTCGAGCAACGCAACAAAGAGCAACGCAAGATGTGGTTGGACCTGCTCAACCAGGGTGTCGAGGAGGGCTACTTCCGGCCCGACATCGACGTCGATCTGGTCTACCGGTTCATCCGCGACACCACCTGGGTTTCGGTCCGCTGGTATCAGCCGGGCGGACCAATGACGGCCGAAGAGGTCGGCCGTCAGTACCTCGCTATCGTTCTCGGGGGCATCACGAGGAAATGAGGAGACCATGACTCCAACATCACAGGCCTACGTCATCGACGCAGTACGCACCGCCGTCGGCAAGAGGGGCGGATCGCTTGCCGGCGTCCATCCCGTCGACCTGGGCGCAGCCGGCTGGCGAGGGCTGTTCGACCGCCTCGAGGTCGATCCGGGCGCCGTCGACGACGTGATCGCGGGCTGCGTCGACGCGATCGGGCCCCAGGCCGGCAACATCGCTCGGCTGTCCTGGCTGGCTGCCGGCTTTCCGGAAGAAGTGCCCGGGGTTACCGTCGATCGCCAGTGCGGATCGAGTCAGCAGGCGATTTCCTTTGGCGCGCAGGCCATCATGTCCGGCACCGCCGACCTGATCGTCGCCGGTGGCATGCAGAACATGAGCCAGATCCCGATCTCCTCGGCGATGACCGCGGGCGAGCAGTACGGGTTCACCTCGCCCACAAACGAATCCAAGAGCTGGCTGCACCGCTACGGCGACCAGGAGATCTCCCAGTTCCGAGGGTCCGAGCTGATCGCCGAGAAGTGGAACCTGTCGCGCGAGGAGATGGAGCAGTACGCGCTGACGAGCCACCAGCGCGCACAGGAGGCGATCCGCTCCGGCCATTTCGAGAACGAAATCATCCCGGTCCCGGTCGATGGGACCGGCTTCGTCACCGACGAGGGCCCCCGCGACACGTCGCTGGAGAAGATGGCCGGCCTCAAGACGCTGGTGGACGGTGGCCGGTTGACCGCCGCGATGGCCAGCCAGATCTCCGACGGCGCCAGCGCGGTATTGCTGGCCTCCGAGCAGGCCGTCAAGGACCACGGGCTCAAGCCTCGCGCCCGCATCCATCACATCAGCGCCCGCGGCGCCGATCCGGTGTTCATGCTCACCGGCCCGATCCCCGCCACCGAGTACGCGTTGAAGAAGACCGGGCTGTCGATCGACGACATCGACACCGTCGAGATCAACGAAGCCTTCGCCCCGGTCGTGATGGCGTGGCTCAAGGAGACCGGCGCCGACCCTGCCAAGGTCAACCCCAGCGGCGGCGCGATCGCGCTCGGGCACCCGCTGGGCGCGACAGGTGCCAAGCTGTTCGCGACCATGCTGAACACGTTGGAGCGCACCGGTGGTCGCTACGGCCTGCAGACGATGTGCGAAGGCGGCGGCACTGCCAACGTCACGATCATCGAGCGCCTGTGACCCTCCTCTTTTCCGCGAAGAGCCCTCGCAGCTGAGCAAACCCGTCGTGCCGCCGCGCCTCCACAGCCCACACCACGGCGATCACCGGTAACAGCGCGAAAGCCGCCCACCAGTTCGCGCCCGCCGGAAGCAGATCGGCGATCACCTCCGCTCGCGGCCTCCCGTTGACCGTGGCCGGCAGCCATTCGTTGAGCAGTATCGCCAGCAATCGGCTGGTATGGAATGGACCGACGCTGGTCGCGACAATCCAACTGACACAGGAGATTCCGAGCGACCAGGGCCAGGCCAGTAAGAGTGACTGCCTGTCCACCACCTCCGCCGCGCACCGCACGGCCTCGGCGAGGTAGGCGATGCCGAGAGCCGCCAGCAGCGCTCCGACCTGCGCGGCGAGCAGGTCTTCGATCACCGAATGCGCCAACTCGTCGTCGTCGCGCGTCGGCAGCCCGATCGCCAGTGCGACGAGGCCTGCGACCAGCGCGAGGGTTGCCAGCCGCGCGGTGGTGTCGCTGACGCGGTCGAATGAGTCGACCACGGTGCGGATCACCAGCCGCGACGATGTTGCGGGCGGGGTCCGATAGACCACGACCAGCACCAGACCGGAGACAACGGTGGCGATCAGCCAGGTCATCACGGCCGTGCCGACGGCGGTCAAGGCGAGCGATCCCAGGAGCGGCACCAGCACGTCGTCGGTGGTCGCGCTGCTGCGAATGACCACCATCGGCAGGGCCCCGAACGCCAACACGCCCGCCAGACCCAACAACAACGGGAAGGTGAACCTGGTGAGATCGGCGGGATTCAGGTCCAGTCTGCGGTTTCGGACGGCGTCCCATTCGGTGCTCAGCACCGACCGCACATGTGAGAGCCAGCGCCAGGTACCCATCCGTGGCCGGTTAAGTATGGTCGTGGATGATCACGCCGCGGATGTTACGGCCCGCGAGCATGTCGTCGTAGCCCTCGTTGATGTCATTGAGTTTGTATTCGGCGGTGACGGTTTCGTCGAGCAGCAGCTTGCCGTCGCGGTAGAGGTTGAGCAGTCGCGGGATGTCGGCGCGCGGATTGGCCTCACCGTAGAGGCTGCCCAGTAACCGCTTCTGGAACAGGGTCATCATCGCCATCGACAGCGTCGGCGTGACGTCGGCCATCGAGGCGATCGCGGTCATCACGACCGCACCGCCCTTGCGGATGATGTTGAGCGCCTCAT contains:
- the ipdE1 gene encoding acyl-CoA dehydrogenase IpdE1, translated to MIEVEEFRAEVRDWLADNLVGDYAALKGLGGPGREHEAFEERRAWNQHLAAAGLTCLGWPEEHGGRGLSVAHRVAFYEEYAIANAPAKVNHFGEELLGPTLIAYGTAAQQQRFLPKILDVSELWCQGYSEPGAGSDLANVSTTAELDGDHWVVNGQKVWTSLAHWAQWCFVVARTEKGSKRHAGLSYLLVPLDQPGVQVRPIVQLTGDSEFNEVFFDDARTDAALVVGEPGDGWRVAMGTLTFERGVSTLGQQIEYARELSGVAELAKRTGAADDPLIRERLTRSWAGLRTMRSYALATMDVEQPGQDNVSKLLWANWHRELGEIAMDVLGREGLTLTDGDFDEWQRLYLFSRADTIYGGSNEIQRNIIAERVLGLPRELKG
- the kstR2 gene encoding TetR family transcriptional regulator KstR2 — its product is MSNRPVSQPASRRDELLELAAAMFAERGLRATTVRDIADSAGILSGSLYHHFASKEEMVDEVLRGFLDWLFARYQEIVDTEPNPLERLKGLFMTSFEAIEHRHAQVVIYQDEAKRLSGQERFSYVEQRNKEQRKMWLDLLNQGVEEGYFRPDIDVDLVYRFIRDTTWVSVRWYQPGGPMTAEEVGRQYLAIVLGGITRK
- the fadA6 gene encoding steroid 3-ketoacyl-CoA thiolase FadA6, encoding MTPTSQAYVIDAVRTAVGKRGGSLAGVHPVDLGAAGWRGLFDRLEVDPGAVDDVIAGCVDAIGPQAGNIARLSWLAAGFPEEVPGVTVDRQCGSSQQAISFGAQAIMSGTADLIVAGGMQNMSQIPISSAMTAGEQYGFTSPTNESKSWLHRYGDQEISQFRGSELIAEKWNLSREEMEQYALTSHQRAQEAIRSGHFENEIIPVPVDGTGFVTDEGPRDTSLEKMAGLKTLVDGGRLTAAMASQISDGASAVLLASEQAVKDHGLKPRARIHHISARGADPVFMLTGPIPATEYALKKTGLSIDDIDTVEINEAFAPVVMAWLKETGADPAKVNPSGGAIALGHPLGATGAKLFATMLNTLERTGGRYGLQTMCEGGGTANVTIIERL
- the ipdF gene encoding (5R,7aS)-5-hydroxy-7a-methyl-1-oxo-2,3,5,6,7,7a-hexahydro-1H-indene-carboxyl-CoA reductase → MNLSQAPKEIAGHGLLTGKVVVVTAAAGTGIGSAVARRALAEGADVVVSDHHERRLGETRDQLAELSLGRVESVVCDVTSTAQVDALIASTTARMGRLDVLVNNAGLGGQTPVVDMTDEEWDRVLDVTLTSVMRATRAALRYFREADHGGVIVNNASVLGWRAQHSQSHYAAAKAGVMALTRCSAIEAVEYGVRVNAVSPSIARHKFLEKTSSSDLLDRLSEGEAFGRAAEPWEVAATIAFLASEYSSYLTGEVISVSSQRA